One genomic segment of Cellulophaga sp. HaHaR_3_176 includes these proteins:
- a CDS encoding sensor histidine kinase, with product MHKNKKITALSHLLIWFMLFSMPYVLSYGQSQEIERIIAHFWIPLAFYAIIFYINYFLLIDQFLFAKKMLLFVFINLAIIILFVTLKEQIENNFFQNLIKKPSSNDKVNAPPFKMFVYIQMLSYMAPLLFSIAIKSTKRWIKTEAERKEAINFKLKSELQHLHYQLQPHFFFNSLNNIYAMVDISPDQAKISIHSLSKLMRYMLYETNVESVSLSKEIDFMKKYIDLMKLRISDKTVVNYIFPSGETGIKIAPLLFISLIENAFKHGVSASKLSTIDIHMIINETTILFTIENDNFPKKTDDKSGSGIGIQNIEKRIELLYPNKNDFKTFVKENRFVANLKIETN from the coding sequence ATGCATAAAAACAAAAAAATAACAGCCCTTTCTCACCTTTTAATTTGGTTTATGCTATTTAGCATGCCTTATGTGCTATCATATGGGCAATCGCAAGAGATTGAAAGGATTATAGCACATTTTTGGATCCCTTTAGCGTTTTATGCTATCATTTTTTATATAAATTATTTTTTGCTTATTGATCAGTTTTTATTTGCTAAAAAAATGCTACTTTTTGTATTTATCAATTTAGCGATTATTATCTTATTTGTTACATTAAAAGAACAAATAGAAAATAATTTTTTTCAAAATTTGATAAAGAAACCATCTTCTAACGATAAAGTTAATGCTCCTCCGTTTAAAATGTTTGTTTATATACAAATGTTATCTTACATGGCACCATTACTATTTTCAATAGCCATAAAAAGCACAAAACGTTGGATAAAAACAGAAGCAGAACGTAAAGAAGCAATTAATTTTAAACTAAAGTCTGAGTTACAACATTTACATTATCAACTACAACCGCATTTCTTTTTTAATTCATTAAATAATATTTATGCAATGGTTGATATTTCGCCGGATCAGGCTAAAATATCAATACATAGTTTAAGTAAATTGATGCGTTATATGCTGTATGAAACTAATGTAGAGTCTGTTTCGTTATCCAAAGAAATCGATTTTATGAAAAAGTATATCGATCTAATGAAACTGCGTATATCTGATAAAACAGTTGTTAATTATATTTTTCCTTCAGGTGAAACAGGAATAAAGATTGCCCCTTTATTATTTATCTCATTAATAGAAAATGCTTTTAAACATGGTGTATCGGCAAGTAAACTAAGTACTATCGATATACACATGATTATTAATGAAACCACTATTTTGTTTACCATAGAAAACGATAATTTTCCAAAAAAAACAGACGATAAAAGTGGTTCTGGAATAGGAATTCAAAATATTGAAAAACGAATAGAATTACTTTATCCAAATAAAAATGATTTTAAAACATTTGTTAAAGAAAATCGATTTGTAGCAAATTTAAAAATTGAAACGAACTAA
- a CDS encoding YHYH protein: protein MKNLSLLLLIFTILISCKSNQEKKEQQEPNGQRPSSIQIISKLDSNEDGKLSKREVKGPIANDFINIDSNNDGFLTLEELNKAEKNQENRPPQQTNTNLSKEIDASVKTIPVNTDYFISENIINGIQKQIVELNGIETLCYVIKTNSQATEHEMGPWCPRHIEDGMEKAGIWFKDDKVYDVSGHFIANLDEFYSDDKWKLYREDGTIKVTDTEEGCLAAAKPNVEEKYHNYCVECLPEYFKNQVTTFVIPVTPKYIKTAQSFGRGGIGVAFNGVKYDPPAPTHAILAAHTIAPLDDHGGHVNPHGGYHYHAVTGSTKEIPQTDIHSPIIGYAIDGFAIFALLDKNENKPTNLDECGGHSDDKRGYHYHVGEPGENQIIKCLHGVAGTMNVDE, encoded by the coding sequence ATGAAAAACCTTTCATTGTTATTATTAATTTTTACAATCTTGATTTCTTGCAAATCAAATCAAGAAAAAAAGGAACAGCAAGAACCAAATGGACAAAGACCTTCTTCGATACAGATAATTTCAAAATTGGATAGTAATGAAGACGGAAAATTATCGAAAAGAGAAGTAAAAGGACCAATCGCTAACGATTTTATAAATATAGATAGCAATAATGATGGCTTTTTAACTTTAGAAGAACTTAATAAAGCAGAAAAAAATCAAGAGAATAGACCCCCACAACAAACAAATACAAATTTGTCAAAAGAGATTGATGCTTCGGTTAAGACAATTCCAGTAAATACAGATTATTTTATTTCAGAAAACATAATTAACGGAATACAAAAGCAAATAGTTGAATTAAACGGAATTGAGACACTTTGTTATGTCATTAAAACAAATTCCCAAGCAACCGAACATGAAATGGGCCCTTGGTGTCCAAGACATATCGAGGATGGAATGGAGAAAGCTGGAATTTGGTTTAAAGATGATAAAGTGTATGATGTTTCAGGACACTTTATTGCTAATTTAGATGAGTTCTACAGCGATGACAAATGGAAATTATATAGAGAAGATGGAACGATTAAAGTAACCGATACAGAAGAGGGATGTTTGGCGGCAGCAAAACCAAATGTAGAGGAAAAATATCATAACTATTGTGTAGAATGCTTGCCCGAATATTTCAAAAACCAAGTAACCACTTTTGTAATTCCAGTTACACCAAAATATATAAAAACTGCTCAAAGTTTTGGAAGAGGCGGAATAGGAGTTGCTTTCAACGGCGTGAAGTATGACCCACCTGCACCAACACACGCAATATTAGCAGCACATACAATAGCCCCTTTAGATGACCACGGAGGGCACGTAAATCCGCACGGAGGTTATCATTATCACGCAGTTACTGGCTCAACAAAAGAAATACCGCAAACTGATATTCACTCGCCAATTATTGGCTATGCAATTGACGGATTTGCAATTTTTGCTTTATTGGATAAAAACGAAAATAAGCCAACAAATTTGGACGAATGCGGTGGACATTCTGATGATAAAAGAGGATATCATTATCACGTTGGAGAACCAGGAGAAAATCAAATCATTAAATGTCTACATGGAGTAGCTGGAACTATGAATGTAGATGAATAA